A window of the Cystobacter fuscus genome harbors these coding sequences:
- a CDS encoding SixA phosphatase family protein: protein MSSHQMPLMFVRHAEAEGDHRLGDESRPLTLEGRATFRAHARKLARLTPMVGIATSPLVRAIQTAEILAEAFGLAHVEVLPELRPRPQAPKRILHMARELGPGWMLVGHNPSLAVAGARALEQEELPGKLRKGAVLALHPQGKHFSLAWMATPGRSLFRPDAPPRGRASGGHD from the coding sequence ATGTCTTCCCACCAGATGCCCCTGATGTTCGTCCGCCACGCCGAGGCCGAGGGTGACCACCGCCTGGGTGACGAGAGCCGTCCCCTGACGCTCGAGGGCAGGGCCACCTTCCGTGCGCACGCGCGCAAGCTCGCACGCCTCACGCCCATGGTGGGCATCGCCACGAGCCCCCTGGTGCGCGCCATCCAGACCGCGGAGATCCTCGCCGAGGCCTTCGGGCTCGCGCACGTGGAGGTCCTCCCCGAGCTGCGGCCCCGTCCCCAGGCGCCCAAGCGCATCCTCCACATGGCACGCGAGCTGGGCCCGGGCTGGATGCTCGTGGGGCACAATCCCTCGCTCGCCGTCGCGGGTGCGCGCGCCCTGGAGCAGGAGGAGCTGCCCGGCAAGCTGCGCAAGGGGGCCGTGCTGGCGCTCCACCCCCAGGGCAAGCACTTCTCGCTGGCGTGGATGGCGACCCCGGGCCGCTCCCTCTTCCGGCCCGATGCTCCCCCACGAGGTCGCGCCTCGGGAGGGCATGATTGA
- a CDS encoding imm11 family protein produces the protein MARYFELMDDRRSEARWHLGSPVDEQGQEIDPWQFKEGKALELGCVPRFPLDVPGHALDYCWAAFSIPVVHARVVQLFERLNVQEVQFLPVRVEGHAEPYFILNALRLIRCIDDARCRRVAYWTPEDEQPGKVGEYRVVSGLRIDPGKAGGAHIFRPWGWPVALIVSEVLKQAMEAEGITGTRFVEV, from the coding sequence ATGGCCCGGTATTTCGAACTGATGGACGACAGGCGCTCCGAAGCACGGTGGCATCTGGGAAGCCCCGTGGATGAGCAAGGGCAGGAAATAGACCCCTGGCAATTCAAGGAGGGGAAGGCGCTCGAGCTGGGCTGCGTTCCCCGGTTTCCACTCGATGTTCCCGGACACGCTCTGGACTATTGCTGGGCCGCGTTTTCCATTCCCGTCGTCCATGCACGTGTCGTCCAGCTCTTCGAGCGGTTGAATGTCCAAGAGGTGCAGTTCCTTCCCGTGCGCGTCGAGGGCCATGCTGAGCCCTACTTCATCCTCAATGCGCTTCGCCTCATCCGGTGTATCGACGATGCCCGGTGCAGACGGGTGGCGTACTGGACGCCCGAGGACGAACAGCCAGGAAAGGTGGGCGAGTACCGGGTTGTTTCGGGCCTGCGCATCGACCCCGGAAAAGCAGGAGGGGCCCACATCTTCCGGCCCTGGGGCTGGCCGGTCGCCCTCATCGTCTCCGAGGTCCTCAAACAGGCCATGGAGGCGGAGGGCATCACCGGCACACGGTTCGTCGAGGTGTGA
- a CDS encoding DUF2267 domain-containing protein has translation MADVNQNGMDSNPESQRTEESDATRRASGVDLQARREQRRETRRNQSYKAFLRNLMAIGSMNEEDAERAAISVLCVLEQRLFGGEPAHLEAQLPGKLQDLLVRCERHAGKPASKFGRDGFIQMVSQDLEVEPLVAERRIRAVFTALRDQVSEGEIDDVIGQLPSDLRELWHLTI, from the coding sequence ATGGCGGACGTCAATCAGAACGGGATGGACAGCAACCCAGAGTCGCAGCGCACGGAGGAGTCAGATGCCACGCGACGCGCCTCGGGGGTCGACCTACAAGCCCGGCGCGAGCAGCGCCGGGAAACCAGGCGCAACCAGAGCTACAAGGCCTTCCTGCGCAACCTCATGGCCATCGGCTCGATGAACGAGGAAGACGCGGAGCGTGCCGCGATCTCGGTGCTCTGCGTCCTGGAACAGCGGCTCTTCGGCGGGGAGCCGGCCCACCTGGAAGCCCAGCTCCCCGGCAAGCTTCAGGATCTGCTGGTCCGCTGCGAGCGGCACGCGGGCAAGCCCGCCAGCAAGTTCGGCAGGGACGGCTTCATCCAGATGGTGTCGCAGGACCTGGAGGTGGAGCCCCTCGTGGCGGAGCGGAGGATCCGCGCCGTCTTCACCGCCTTGAGGGATCAGGTCTCCGAGGGGGAGATCGACGACGTCATCGGCCAGCTCCCCTCCGATCTGCGCGAGCTGTGGCACCTCACCATCTGA
- a CDS encoding tRNA-(ms[2]io[6]A)-hydroxylase: MSRPTPDRRPLSGEGPVILRAPSDPRWLPLALERFDEVLVDHAHCEKKAAANALSMIQVYPDLPGLPAQMARLAREESAHLARVLELMAARGLTLNRDAGDPYAQGLQKAVRTSHEGRKVDRLLVAAVIEARSCERLSLLAEGLEEESLRRFYAELAQSEDGHQSLFYRLAVTAAGGDEAPVRARLEELLVLEAEVLQRIGVRAAIH, encoded by the coding sequence ATGTCCCGTCCCACGCCTGACCGTCGTCCCCTCTCGGGTGAGGGCCCCGTCATCCTCCGGGCGCCCAGTGATCCGCGCTGGCTGCCTCTCGCGCTCGAGCGCTTCGACGAGGTGCTGGTGGACCATGCCCACTGCGAGAAGAAGGCCGCGGCCAACGCGCTCTCGATGATCCAGGTGTACCCGGATCTGCCGGGCCTGCCCGCGCAGATGGCGCGGCTGGCGCGCGAGGAGAGCGCGCACCTGGCCCGGGTGCTGGAGCTGATGGCCGCTCGCGGCCTGACCTTGAACCGGGACGCGGGAGACCCCTACGCCCAGGGCCTGCAGAAGGCCGTGCGCACCTCGCACGAGGGCCGCAAGGTGGACCGGCTGCTCGTGGCCGCCGTCATCGAGGCCCGCTCCTGCGAGCGCCTGTCGCTGCTCGCCGAGGGACTCGAGGAGGAGTCGCTGCGCCGCTTCTACGCGGAGCTCGCCCAGTCCGAGGATGGCCACCAGTCGCTCTTCTACCGCCTGGCCGTCACGGCGGCGGGTGGTGACGAGGCGCCGGTGCGCGCCCGCCTGGAGGAGCTGCTCGTCCTCGAGGCCGAAGTGCTCCAGCGCATCGGGGTGCGCGCCGCCATCCACTGA